One genomic window of [Clostridium] scindens ATCC 35704 includes the following:
- a CDS encoding YodL domain-containing protein: protein MASLRNTVKDYQEELRDGIAWVAFWKEGRSWKAELFHLEVDGTLEPFDRSRLEEIKAADPAAVILNGYYCGQLGEDMSLDELTTGVRYHYENSMNDIDGFIGAHDDRLPPELIEEARAAAHAAGLPFSEKPYRDGEDFDPYVFDGSMSYEDYELMHRMIEKERSEQMDEWKTGYSSYDHDRLEAADKMKIERGIYFETKNADISPLTALPLAELMKLREESAAAEQTVFENLKVQASAWEEQAAKTLLFDKAIEYARIPEAKHTANKWQDEDNDRHTISNRVYKMSYHVYENTRYDRKAEKSIPYSYTLSWNIYTNSPHGYGQAKIAGQDRKVFADRAAMEKYLNGRIKAYQHLFTEISPAIPQEYAEQFRVNGQLLPGYTVEGEEIKQPAADIPAAPRTEPGQETEQFAILIDSRTRFDTGEPGGCWLSMPATKEELHKAMRSVGITADNPHDFFIHGYSDREDRHIALPYDMVCAAQVDELNFLAARLETLDASGIAALNAATQRRNGFENIGQLIDFTYNEDFFVHIPEVHTPRDLGDYYLNKSGMVQMPAEWKNAIDPIAFGRNAAAQEKGSFTEYGYLVESGDAWEKHFEGRDVPEDYRIMSYPQPTAERDAAPAVQAAVPEATPQEPRPVIPIVLTSEKPAEKLKEITDRLEQGITELFDSERYKEYLRVMSKFHNYSFNNTLLIAMQKPDASLIAGFNAWKNNFGRNVMKGQKGIKILAPSPFKIKKEMEKIDPQTQKPVIGKDGKPVTEEKEITIPAFKMVSVFDVSQTEGKEIPNIAVDSLTGDVERYKDVFAALEKTSPVPVGFEKIEGGAHGYYHLEDKRIALDEGMSELQTLKTLIHEIAHAKLHDIDLNAPLEDLENRPDRRTREVQAESIAYTVCQHYGLDTSDYSFGYVAGWSAGRELAELKSSLETIRSTAAEIINSIDEHIAELQKAQEQAQASEVHERKQDTPEQEQPEIPVPDATISVKEMQDYGYSWDGMFPLKQEAAERLFTQDGIEVFRIYEDGTEGAVTSLTDLQEHAGKGGLFGVEKETWEALHEYNAMKQQLRESEPTKEALLLYGKEDSYGIYQLSRGNATRDLCFEPYDRLQATGHTVDRANYELIYTAPLTADITLNSIWEKFNIDHPKDFKGHSLSVSDIVVLHQNGENTAHYVDSIGFQNVPEFLQEKQPQLIPDDLETGETIKTPRGTFHVTAMSREQMEAAGYGFHHQSDDGKYLIMGNGTRAFAVASEQPEKVNPLKYIEDTIEQNDNNFDGIINNTPQTPTVDALEQKAKAGEVISLVDLAEAIKTDRENGRGKGKTAAAKEKPSIRAQLKADKERAGKKKPVKTKNHDLEV, encoded by the coding sequence ATGGCAAGTTTACGCAACACCGTAAAGGATTATCAAGAGGAACTTAGGGACGGTATCGCATGGGTGGCGTTTTGGAAAGAGGGGCGTTCTTGGAAAGCCGAGCTGTTTCATCTTGAAGTGGACGGTACTTTAGAACCGTTTGACAGAAGCCGGTTAGAGGAAATCAAAGCGGCTGACCCCGCCGCTGTTATCTTAAACGGCTATTACTGCGGGCAGTTGGGCGAGGATATGAGCCTTGACGAGCTGACCACCGGAGTGCGCTATCACTATGAAAACAGCATGAATGACATTGACGGTTTTATCGGGGCGCATGACGACAGACTTCCCCCGGAGCTTATCGAGGAAGCAAGAGCCGCCGCCCATGCAGCGGGACTTCCCTTTTCCGAAAAGCCTTACCGGGACGGGGAAGATTTTGACCCTTATGTATTTGACGGGAGCATGAGCTACGAGGACTACGAGCTTATGCACCGCATGATTGAAAAAGAAAGGAGCGAGCAAATGGACGAATGGAAAACAGGTTATTCCTCATACGACCATGACAGACTGGAAGCCGCCGACAAGATGAAAATTGAGCGCGGTATCTATTTTGAAACGAAAAACGCGGACATTTCCCCGCTGACTGCTTTACCCCTTGCGGAGCTTATGAAGCTGCGGGAGGAAAGCGCGGCTGCGGAGCAGACTGTATTTGAAAATCTGAAAGTACAGGCTTCCGCATGGGAAGAACAGGCAGCTAAGACCCTGCTATTTGACAAGGCGATTGAGTATGCGAGAATACCCGAAGCAAAGCATACGGCGAACAAGTGGCAGGACGAGGACAACGACCGCCACACTATCAGCAACCGGGTATATAAAATGAGCTACCATGTGTACGAAAATACCCGCTACGACAGAAAAGCAGAGAAATCTATCCCGTACTCCTATACGTTGTCTTGGAACATCTACACTAACAGCCCCCACGGGTACGGACAGGCGAAAATCGCCGGACAGGACAGAAAGGTATTTGCTGACCGGGCAGCTATGGAAAAATACTTAAACGGGCGTATCAAAGCCTATCAGCATTTATTTACAGAAATCTCCCCGGCTATCCCGCAGGAGTACGCGGAGCAGTTTAGGGTAAACGGACAGCTCTTACCGGGCTACACCGTAGAGGGCGAGGAAATCAAGCAGCCTGCCGCCGACATTCCCGCTGCACCGAGAACCGAGCCGGGACAGGAAACGGAACAGTTTGCAATCCTGATTGACAGCCGCACCCGTTTTGACACGGGAGAACCGGGTGGCTGCTGGCTATCCATGCCCGCCACAAAAGAAGAACTTCACAAAGCTATGCGAAGCGTCGGCATTACCGCTGACAATCCGCATGATTTTTTTATTCACGGCTACTCTGACCGGGAGGACAGGCACATTGCCTTACCGTATGACATGGTATGCGCTGCACAGGTGGACGAGCTGAATTTCCTTGCGGCACGACTGGAAACCCTTGACGCTTCCGGGATTGCCGCACTGAACGCAGCTACGCAGCGCAGGAATGGTTTTGAAAATATCGGGCAGCTCATTGACTTTACCTATAACGAGGATTTTTTCGTGCATATCCCCGAAGTACACACGCCCCGCGACTTAGGCGACTATTACCTTAACAAGTCCGGCATGGTACAAATGCCCGCTGAATGGAAAAATGCCATTGACCCTATCGCCTTTGGACGAAACGCCGCTGCACAGGAAAAAGGCAGCTTTACAGAATACGGCTATCTTGTGGAAAGCGGCGACGCATGGGAGAAACACTTTGAGGGGCGGGATGTGCCGGAGGACTACCGCATTATGAGCTACCCGCAGCCGACCGCAGAACGGGACGCAGCCCCGGCAGTACAGGCGGCAGTTCCCGAAGCAACGCCGCAGGAGCCGCGCCCGGTTATCCCCATTGTCTTAACTTCCGAGAAGCCCGCCGAAAAGCTCAAAGAGATAACCGACCGCTTGGAGCAGGGCATTACGGAACTGTTCGACAGCGAGCGTTACAAGGAATATCTGCGCGTCATGTCAAAGTTTCATAATTACAGCTTTAACAATACGCTGCTTATCGCCATGCAGAAGCCCGACGCTTCCCTTATCGCCGGATTTAACGCATGGAAAAATAACTTTGGGCGAAACGTGATGAAAGGACAAAAGGGTATCAAAATCCTTGCCCCGTCGCCTTTTAAGATTAAAAAGGAAATGGAGAAAATCGACCCGCAGACACAGAAGCCCGTTATCGGCAAGGACGGAAAGCCCGTAACCGAGGAAAAGGAAATCACTATCCCCGCCTTTAAGATGGTATCTGTCTTTGATGTGTCGCAGACCGAGGGAAAGGAAATCCCCAACATTGCCGTTGACAGTCTGACGGGTGACGTGGAGCGTTACAAGGACGTCTTCGCTGCCCTTGAAAAGACTTCCCCTGTTCCAGTTGGCTTTGAGAAAATCGAGGGCGGCGCACACGGCTATTATCACTTGGAGGACAAGCGCATTGCACTTGACGAGGGTATGAGCGAGCTGCAAACCTTAAAGACCCTTATCCATGAAATCGCCCATGCGAAGCTACACGACATTGACCTTAACGCCCCTTTGGAGGACTTGGAGAACAGACCCGACCGCCGCACCCGTGAGGTACAGGCAGAAAGTATCGCCTATACCGTGTGCCAGCATTACGGACTTGATACTTCCGATTATTCCTTTGGGTATGTCGCCGGGTGGAGTGCCGGACGGGAGCTTGCGGAACTGAAAAGCTCTCTTGAAACAATCCGCAGCACCGCAGCGGAAATCATTAACAGCATTGATGAACATATCGCAGAGCTGCAAAAGGCGCAGGAACAGGCTCAGGCTTCCGAGGTACATGAAAGGAAGCAGGACACGCCGGAGCAGGAGCAGCCGGAAATCCCCGTACCCGATGCCACTATCAGCGTAAAAGAAATGCAGGACTACGGCTATTCTTGGGACGGTATGTTTCCGCTGAAACAGGAAGCCGCCGAGCGTCTGTTTACACAGGACGGTATCGAGGTTTTCCGTATCTATGAGGACGGCACCGAGGGAGCCGTTACCAGTCTGACCGATTTACAGGAACACGCAGGAAAAGGCGGCTTGTTCGGTGTGGAAAAGGAAACTTGGGAAGCCTTGCACGAATACAATGCCATGAAACAGCAGCTACGGGAAAGTGAGCCGACAAAGGAAGCCCTTTTACTCTACGGCAAAGAGGACAGCTACGGCATTTATCAGTTATCCCGCGGCAACGCCACAAGGGACTTGTGCTTTGAGCCTTACGACCGCCTGCAGGCGACGGGACACACCGTAGACCGGGCGAATTATGAGCTTATCTATACCGCGCCCCTTACGGCAGACATTACCCTTAACAGCATTTGGGAAAAGTTTAATATCGACCACCCGAAAGATTTTAAGGGACACAGTCTTTCCGTTTCCGATATTGTGGTGCTTCATCAGAACGGCGAGAATACCGCCCACTATGTAGACAGTATCGGTTTTCAGAACGTGCCGGAGTTTTTACAGGAGAAGCAGCCACAGCTTATCCCCGACGACTTGGAAACAGGCGAAACAATTAAAACGCCACGGGGGACTTTCCATGTAACCGCCATGAGCCGCGAACAAATGGAAGCCGCCGGATATGGCTTTCATCATCAATCCGACGACGGGAAATATCTGATTATGGGAAACGGTACACGGGCTTTTGCCGTTGCTTCCGAGCAGCCGGAAAAGGTAAACCCCTTGAAGTATATCGAGGACACTATCGAGCAGAACGACAATAACTTTGACGGTATCATCAACAACACCCCGCAGACGCCGACCGTGGACGCTCTGGAACAGAAAGCAAAGGCGGGCGAAGTTATCTCCCTTGTTGACCTTGCGGAAGCGATTAAGACCGACCGGGAAAATGGCAGGGGCAAAGGCAAGACAGCCGCAGCGAAAGAAAAGCCCTCTATCCGGGCGCAGCTCAAAGCGGACAAGGAACGGGCGGGAAAGAAGAAACCCGTAAAAACAAAAAATCACGATTTGGAGGTATGA
- a CDS encoding transposon-transfer assisting family protein, giving the protein MSMIRFTVEETNLLSIYHVGNKAQLVENMTATLPFMDAGLRELAKRTLSKVDALTEAEYKELAVYPADEV; this is encoded by the coding sequence ATGAGCATGATTAGATTTACTGTTGAAGAAACAAACCTTTTAAGCATTTACCATGTGGGAAACAAAGCGCAGCTTGTAGAGAACATGACCGCCACGCTGCCTTTCATGGACGCGGGATTACGGGAGCTTGCAAAGCGCACCCTTTCCAAAGTGGACGCGCTGACCGAAGCCGAGTATAAGGAGCTTGCCGTTTATCCTGCTGATGAAGTATGA
- a CDS encoding cysteine-rich VLP domain-containing protein yields MNGIKRLSPPQSRKVNTLVKKECCNCENGNCILLDDGDTCVCPQLISYSLLCKWFRTAVLPADKLLYAELNQTEDRKKCTECGASFVSTSNSVKYCPDCRKRITRRQAAERMRKRRALVTQ; encoded by the coding sequence ATGAACGGGATTAAGCGGCTGTCGCCGCCCCAAAGCCGCAAGGTAAACACCCTTGTGAAAAAGGAGTGCTGCAACTGCGAGAATGGCAACTGTATTTTACTTGACGACGGGGACACTTGCGTATGCCCGCAGCTCATTTCCTATTCGCTGCTCTGCAAGTGGTTTCGGACTGCCGTACTTCCCGCCGACAAGCTCCTGTATGCAGAACTCAATCAGACCGAGGACAGAAAGAAATGTACCGAGTGCGGCGCGTCCTTTGTATCTACATCAAACAGCGTCAAATACTGCCCGGATTGCCGGAAGCGGATTACCCGCAGACAGGCAGCCGAGCGCATGAGGAAAAGACGCGCTCTTGTTACGCAGTAG